Proteins encoded in a region of the Myxococcales bacterium genome:
- a CDS encoding VWA domain-containing protein has product MHSRQYRRFALSFSITLALTYVGCSSDSEGGGTAGGGGAGNSSGTGGAGGGTGGSTAGGGSGNTGGGISFGGSGGSNTGGAQGDACASTVVNSDLVPANLLLVIDRSGSMNCNLPSDGQASTQCENFPAPIDTTKPTKWALTKTALEQAIDDMALAGTTSAGMVVFPRPASDCNVTQTPDVPIQPLVVQQVTDLKNFLGGVTPKGKTPLAGATILSYAHLYDLLKSGTLTGNLFVVLLTDGFETCAPGELPKLLTTACDPNAPGSLPCVQTAQLVNIRTFVIGVPGSENGRALLSQIAYEGGTAKTATCTHNATPNDAGDCHFDMTKSANFSADLKAALQQISGTVLSCEVAVPKAPPGKKINANDVKVKVTGTEVPQDNSATCDKANGWQFSADKSKIFLCGSACDDAKKPNAKIELDLGCLQDIR; this is encoded by the coding sequence GTGCACTCGCGCCAGTATCGCAGGTTTGCGCTCAGCTTCTCGATCACCCTGGCCCTGACCTACGTCGGGTGTTCGTCCGATAGCGAGGGTGGCGGCACCGCCGGCGGCGGCGGCGCCGGCAATTCCAGTGGCACCGGCGGGGCCGGGGGTGGCACCGGCGGCAGCACCGCGGGAGGCGGCAGTGGCAACACCGGCGGTGGCATCAGCTTCGGCGGGTCGGGCGGCAGCAACACCGGTGGAGCGCAGGGCGATGCGTGCGCCTCTACCGTCGTCAACAGCGACCTGGTGCCTGCGAACCTGCTCCTGGTCATCGACCGCAGCGGCAGCATGAACTGCAACCTGCCGTCCGACGGTCAGGCGTCGACGCAGTGTGAGAACTTCCCCGCACCCATCGACACCACCAAACCGACGAAGTGGGCCCTGACGAAGACCGCGCTCGAGCAAGCGATCGACGACATGGCGCTCGCCGGCACCACCAGCGCGGGCATGGTCGTATTTCCGCGACCTGCCAGCGACTGCAACGTGACGCAGACTCCGGATGTGCCGATCCAACCCCTCGTTGTCCAGCAGGTCACGGATCTGAAGAACTTCCTGGGCGGCGTGACGCCCAAGGGCAAGACCCCGTTGGCCGGCGCAACCATCCTGTCCTACGCGCACCTCTACGACCTGCTGAAGAGTGGAACTCTGACGGGCAACTTGTTCGTGGTGTTGCTGACCGACGGGTTCGAGACCTGCGCGCCGGGCGAGCTACCGAAACTGCTGACGACAGCGTGTGATCCCAATGCGCCCGGCTCGCTGCCGTGTGTCCAGACCGCCCAGCTGGTCAACATCAGAACCTTCGTGATCGGCGTCCCGGGCAGCGAGAACGGCCGCGCGCTGCTCTCCCAGATCGCGTACGAGGGCGGGACCGCAAAGACCGCGACCTGCACCCACAACGCGACGCCAAACGATGCCGGAGACTGCCACTTCGACATGACCAAGAGCGCGAACTTCAGCGCCGACCTGAAGGCAGCGCTCCAGCAGATCAGCGGCACGGTGCTCTCCTGCGAGGTCGCAGTGCCCAAGGCTCCGCCGGGCAAAAAGATCAATGCCAACGACGTGAAGGTCAAGGTCACTGGGACCGAGGTTCCGCAAGACAACTCGGCCACCTGTGACAAGGCCAACGGCTGGCAGTTCAGCGCGGACAAGTCGAAGATCTTCCTGTGCGGTTCGGCGTGTGACGACGCCAAGAAACCGAACGCCAAGATCGAGCTCGACCTCGGGTGCCTGCAAGACATTCGCTGA
- a CDS encoding AgmX/PglI C-terminal domain-containing protein, which produces MPARHSLSPLPGARPAALLLVGCITALAIQGACVRSAEPAGPSQAATPTPTASRAIAAAVEPAPAERDAPSAPSDAQPDVRADGDAGAGGATSDAQAKPAPAPWLVIETPYLAWARPRPKGSVAAGAHDEELARWNLGGTADPAFPSNRAGFHPGTRVKVDVRVTAGHLQKSAPINRRTGKRIVVLSETSLLARARKLGYWPYRLCFERALQAGDKPKAGETVLRFDVDASGRIGPPRVIRSKLTPAEVVACIVDKTRDIELLPPPRRISAELSVQLWPGDALLPSLPGKPAAATDEELDSKALLRIVEAERDALANCYAEGLGRDLRLWGRVQLHIELSQSGKVTGARETESRFPDREVSRCLTGAVSQMRFPERKLRPAAFELGVRLGREPVKPVASTP; this is translated from the coding sequence GTGCCTGCAAGACATTCGCTGAGCCCGCTGCCGGGCGCGCGACCGGCGGCCCTGCTGTTGGTCGGGTGCATCACCGCCCTGGCGATCCAAGGCGCGTGTGTGCGCAGCGCAGAACCGGCGGGGCCCAGCCAGGCCGCGACCCCCACGCCCACAGCGTCGCGCGCAATTGCCGCGGCCGTCGAGCCTGCTCCGGCGGAGCGCGACGCCCCGTCAGCGCCCAGCGACGCCCAACCAGACGTTCGCGCGGACGGCGACGCGGGAGCCGGTGGTGCGACCAGCGACGCGCAGGCCAAACCAGCGCCGGCGCCGTGGCTCGTGATCGAAACGCCCTACCTGGCGTGGGCGCGGCCTCGGCCGAAGGGCAGCGTCGCGGCTGGTGCGCACGACGAGGAGCTCGCACGCTGGAACCTCGGCGGCACCGCCGACCCCGCCTTCCCATCGAACCGAGCGGGGTTCCACCCGGGCACCCGGGTCAAGGTCGATGTGCGGGTGACGGCCGGGCATCTACAAAAGAGCGCGCCCATCAACCGCCGAACGGGCAAGCGGATCGTGGTGCTCAGCGAAACGAGCTTGCTCGCGCGTGCGCGCAAGCTGGGTTACTGGCCCTACCGCCTGTGCTTCGAGCGGGCGCTCCAGGCCGGTGACAAACCGAAGGCTGGCGAGACGGTACTGCGCTTCGACGTCGATGCTTCGGGACGCATCGGCCCGCCCCGCGTGATTCGAAGCAAGCTGACGCCGGCCGAGGTGGTCGCATGCATCGTCGACAAGACGCGAGACATCGAGCTCCTGCCGCCGCCCCGCCGAATCAGCGCCGAGCTCTCGGTCCAGCTGTGGCCCGGCGATGCGCTCTTGCCGTCGCTGCCGGGCAAACCCGCCGCTGCAACGGACGAAGAGCTTGATTCCAAAGCGCTGCTCCGGATCGTCGAGGCAGAGCGCGACGCCCTCGCAAACTGTTACGCCGAGGGTCTTGGGCGCGATCTTCGACTCTGGGGGCGCGTGCAACTCCACATCGAACTCTCTCAATCGGGCAAGGTCACCGGCGCGAGGGAGACCGAGAGCCGGTTCCCGGACCGCGAGGTGAGCCGCTGTCTGACCGGAGCCGTGAGCCAGATGCGCTTTCCGGAGCGAAAACTTCGGCCGGCCGCCTTCGAGCTGGGCGTGCGTTTGGGCCGCGAGCCGGTGAAGCCGGTCGCCTCAACACCTTGA
- a CDS encoding OmpA family protein — protein sequence MLLLALGAGVVSGCTAEATLGGSLETGTPPPPPPATPPDDDGDGIPNADDKCPAEKEDGKPPADKDGCPNLDEDGDGINVPQDKCPTEPETKNEFEDDDGCPDKKPLVMLVGQEVRINQKIQFKKGSAGIEDESKPVLDAVAEVLKKNPDIQVVEVGGHASKEGDANFNKTLTQKRVDSVSKELATRGVEKERLFSQGYGFYCLVDTGETPEAMEKNRRVEFKVLFRGGKATDMTRGCEGATKAGIKPKALPAKPWEAKKEAKAADAKPADAKPADAKPAGKTLAKPATK from the coding sequence TTGTTGTTGCTGGCGCTCGGCGCCGGCGTCGTCTCCGGCTGCACGGCTGAAGCGACATTGGGTGGGTCCCTCGAGACGGGCACCCCCCCTCCGCCGCCCCCGGCCACCCCGCCAGATGATGACGGTGATGGCATCCCGAACGCCGACGACAAGTGTCCGGCGGAGAAGGAAGACGGCAAACCCCCGGCCGACAAGGACGGCTGCCCGAACCTCGACGAGGACGGCGATGGCATCAACGTCCCGCAGGACAAGTGTCCGACCGAACCCGAGACCAAGAACGAGTTCGAGGACGACGACGGTTGCCCGGACAAAAAGCCGCTAGTGATGCTGGTTGGACAGGAAGTCCGGATCAACCAGAAGATCCAGTTCAAGAAGGGCTCCGCCGGCATCGAAGACGAGTCCAAACCAGTGCTCGACGCGGTGGCAGAGGTGCTCAAGAAGAACCCCGACATCCAGGTGGTCGAGGTCGGTGGGCACGCTTCGAAGGAAGGCGATGCCAACTTCAACAAGACGCTGACCCAGAAGCGGGTCGACTCCGTCTCCAAGGAGCTCGCTACTCGCGGTGTCGAGAAAGAGCGCCTGTTCTCCCAGGGCTACGGCTTCTACTGCTTGGTCGACACCGGCGAGACCCCGGAGGCCATGGAGAAGAACCGACGCGTGGAGTTCAAGGTGCTGTTCCGTGGCGGCAAGGCCACGGACATGACTCGCGGCTGTGAGGGCGCGACGAAGGCCGGAATCAAGCCGAAGGCGCTGCCGGCCAAGCCGTGGGAAGCCAAGAAGGAAGCAAAAGCGGCGGACGCCAAGCCCGCTGATGCGAAGCCCGCGGACGCCAAGCCCGCTGGCAAGACGCTGGCTAAGCCCGCCACCAAGTAG
- a CDS encoding FxsA family protein, which translates to MGWLLFVLFIVLPFVDLVLLLRVGGVIGFFPTVLLTFATGGFGAWLAKREGLRVWRAWTRALAELRAPEQGIVDGVLVIAGGALLMAPGVLTDLIGLAFLLPLTRKLIARPLRAWATRRIERAQVRLVETQVMPFDLGGDAIRAIGDVVDTTGDVVDTTGESLGEVPELPGPPER; encoded by the coding sequence GTGGGCTGGTTGCTGTTTGTCCTGTTCATCGTCCTACCGTTCGTTGATCTCGTGCTGCTCTTGCGCGTGGGCGGCGTGATCGGTTTCTTTCCGACGGTGCTGTTGACGTTTGCGACCGGCGGCTTTGGGGCTTGGCTCGCGAAGCGAGAGGGGCTGCGGGTGTGGCGAGCCTGGACTCGAGCCCTGGCCGAGCTCCGCGCGCCCGAGCAGGGCATCGTCGACGGGGTCCTGGTCATCGCAGGTGGGGCCCTGCTGATGGCGCCGGGGGTGCTCACGGATCTGATCGGCCTGGCCTTCTTGCTACCCCTCACCCGCAAGCTGATCGCGCGCCCGCTACGCGCTTGGGCCACTCGACGCATCGAGCGCGCGCAGGTTCGGCTGGTCGAGACCCAGGTGATGCCCTTCGATTTGGGTGGCGACGCGATCCGGGCCATAGGCGATGTCGTCGACACGACTGGAGACGTCGTCGACACAACTGGCGAGAGCCTGGGCGAGGTGCCCGAGCTGCCAGGGCCGCCCGAGCGTTGA
- a CDS encoding glycerate kinase — protein sequence MRVLVAPDKLKGCLTSVEAAAALARGAGRVPDVTTDLLPLADGGEGTLDVLRGALGGSVHQVQVMDALGTATVARLGFLGAGGTALVESAEAVGLARLGGQPRSVLESTSYGVGQLIVAALDAGVARVIVALGGSATNDGGLGALQALGLEIEGVTPPFRARDLFDLGAIDRGRIDPRLARVELVALADVASPLTGERGASLVFGPQKGATASEARRLDDALVLLARRFDADPSGFGMGAAGGLGFALAVLGGARVVGGGNYVLDAVGFDTQVAQTDLVLTAEGSLDAQTLTGKLLSQLGRRAQRFGVPVIVIAGRLEVPAQELANHGFFAAVPLSEPALELAESIRHAPELLAARAEECVGTYKTATDR from the coding sequence ATGAGGGTGCTGGTCGCGCCGGACAAGCTGAAGGGCTGCCTGACCTCCGTCGAGGCCGCCGCGGCCCTAGCTCGGGGCGCAGGCCGAGTCCCCGACGTGACGACTGACCTCTTGCCCCTGGCTGACGGAGGTGAAGGGACGCTGGACGTACTGCGTGGCGCGCTGGGTGGGAGTGTCCACCAAGTGCAGGTCATGGACGCCCTGGGGACCGCCACGGTCGCACGTTTGGGGTTCTTGGGCGCTGGCGGAACCGCGCTCGTGGAGAGCGCCGAGGCGGTCGGTCTCGCGCGTCTCGGCGGGCAACCACGCAGTGTGCTCGAGAGCACCAGCTACGGGGTCGGGCAGCTGATTGTCGCGGCGCTCGATGCCGGCGTCGCGCGAGTCATCGTTGCGCTCGGTGGTAGCGCGACCAACGACGGTGGCCTCGGAGCGCTGCAGGCGCTCGGTCTCGAGATTGAAGGAGTCACGCCACCGTTTCGTGCGCGTGATCTCTTCGACCTCGGAGCAATCGATCGTGGACGCATCGATCCACGGCTCGCACGCGTCGAGCTCGTTGCCCTCGCTGACGTCGCAAGCCCACTCACGGGTGAGCGCGGCGCGTCACTGGTGTTCGGACCTCAGAAGGGCGCGACGGCCAGCGAGGCTCGACGACTCGACGACGCGCTCGTGCTGCTTGCCCGGCGCTTCGACGCCGATCCGTCCGGCTTCGGTATGGGAGCCGCGGGCGGGCTCGGTTTTGCGCTCGCAGTGCTCGGCGGCGCGCGCGTGGTCGGTGGAGGCAACTACGTGCTGGACGCGGTGGGTTTCGACACGCAAGTGGCGCAAACCGATCTGGTGCTCACCGCCGAGGGCTCTCTGGATGCGCAGACGCTCACCGGCAAGCTCCTGTCGCAGCTCGGCAGGCGAGCGCAGCGCTTCGGCGTACCGGTGATCGTGATCGCCGGCCGGCTGGAAGTTCCGGCACAAGAGCTGGCAAATCACGGCTTCTTTGCCGCCGTCCCCCTGTCCGAACCAGCCCTGGAACTGGCCGAATCAATCCGTCACGCCCCCGAGCTCTTGGCGGCGAGAGCAGAAGAGTGCGTCGGCACCTACAAAACAGCGACGGACCGCTGA
- a CDS encoding Hsp20 family protein, whose translation MRDVLRWDPFGEMAPRWFGEELGFAAAFEVKETKDAFVFKADLPGIKAGDVDVKLTQNRLTITGKRDAEKTERGDTFYAYERSYGTFARSFTLPEGADKEHIGASLEDGVLTVTLPKRPEAQPMRVDVKAK comes from the coding sequence ATGCGAGACGTGCTGCGCTGGGATCCATTCGGCGAGATGGCTCCGCGTTGGTTCGGAGAAGAGCTGGGGTTTGCGGCGGCCTTCGAGGTCAAAGAGACCAAGGACGCCTTCGTGTTCAAGGCCGATCTCCCGGGCATCAAGGCCGGGGACGTCGATGTGAAGCTGACCCAGAATCGGCTCACCATCACCGGCAAACGCGACGCCGAGAAGACCGAACGCGGTGACACGTTCTACGCGTATGAACGCTCCTACGGCACCTTCGCCCGCTCGTTCACGCTGCCGGAGGGCGCGGACAAGGAACACATTGGCGCCTCTCTCGAGGACGGTGTGTTGACGGTCACGCTGCCGAAGCGGCCCGAAGCCCAGCCCATGCGTGTGGACGTGAAGGCGAAGTGA
- a CDS encoding AAA family ATPase produces MRLVLTGGPGGGKTTAADLFRRELGERVVVVPESATIMFNGGFPRVEEPEARRAAQRAIFHVQSNLEAVQSAAFPGRVLLCDRGTLDGAAYWPGDTEAFFTAMNTTRQAELARYDAVVFFETAAAGDLTIEGGNPARIESAAEARALDQKLREIWSAHPRFFLVPHNSSFFAKIGMGLAILQSIVAQADGSRAG; encoded by the coding sequence ATGAGGTTGGTGCTGACCGGCGGTCCGGGGGGCGGCAAGACCACCGCCGCAGATCTGTTCCGGCGTGAGCTCGGTGAACGCGTGGTCGTCGTGCCCGAAAGTGCGACCATCATGTTCAACGGGGGGTTTCCTCGGGTCGAAGAGCCCGAGGCTCGACGCGCCGCACAGCGAGCGATCTTTCACGTTCAGAGCAACCTCGAGGCGGTACAGAGCGCCGCTTTCCCGGGGCGGGTGCTGCTGTGTGACCGCGGAACGCTCGATGGCGCCGCCTACTGGCCGGGCGACACCGAGGCATTCTTCACAGCGATGAACACGACGCGTCAGGCGGAGCTCGCGCGCTACGACGCGGTGGTCTTCTTCGAAACCGCCGCCGCCGGGGATCTGACCATCGAGGGGGGCAACCCGGCCCGGATCGAATCGGCGGCAGAGGCGCGCGCGCTCGATCAGAAGCTCCGCGAGATCTGGTCGGCCCACCCGCGGTTCTTCCTCGTCCCGCACAACTCCAGCTTCTTCGCGAAGATCGGCATGGGCCTGGCGATTCTCCAGAGCATCGTCGCCCAAGCGGACGGTTCGCGAGCAGGCTAG
- a CDS encoding universal stress protein, with product MPKFGMMLGVKRILVPVDYSEPSREVLAFAAEIASKLGGSLTVVHVWECMPHAPPDLKVKGRDGKLRKLGDVIRDNAETEMRQFLAASALPKGLRVTTRVESGEAAKRILEDLESGEFDLLVMGTHGRGGVKHFVLGSVAEKIVRNSRLPVITVPARRESAD from the coding sequence GTGCCCAAATTTGGCATGATGCTGGGAGTGAAGCGCATCCTCGTTCCCGTCGACTACTCCGAACCAAGCCGCGAGGTCTTGGCGTTCGCCGCGGAGATCGCCAGCAAGCTCGGCGGCTCGCTGACCGTGGTCCACGTGTGGGAGTGTATGCCGCACGCTCCGCCCGATCTGAAGGTGAAGGGACGCGACGGCAAGCTGCGCAAGCTGGGTGACGTGATCCGGGACAACGCCGAGACCGAGATGCGACAGTTCTTGGCGGCGTCCGCGCTGCCGAAGGGCCTGCGAGTCACGACCCGCGTGGAGAGCGGGGAGGCGGCCAAAAGAATTTTGGAGGATCTCGAATCCGGTGAGTTCGACCTGCTCGTGATGGGGACGCACGGGCGGGGCGGGGTGAAACATTTTGTTCTGGGAAGCGTCGCGGAAAAGATCGTGCGAAACTCCAGGCTGCCCGTCATCACCGTGCCGGCGCGACGCGAGTCGGCGGACTGA
- a CDS encoding GNAT family N-acetyltransferase has translation MNTGWQARYADKLASAGEAVRLIHRGRRILIGSGAAEPATLVQALVEQGDHLSDNEIVHLLTLGPAPYVAPGLQHRFRHTAFFIGQNVREAVHQGRADFMPVFLSEIPSLIRSRRVRIDVVLVQVSPPDAHGYVSLGVAVDIVRAAVDSADLVIAEVNPRMPRTLGDSFVPVSRIDRLVPVDAPLHQLAVEPLDDVCRAIGRNVASLIPDGATLQTGIGRIPHAVTEALRERRDLGVHTEMLSDSVMDLVEAGVVTGRKKTLLPGKIVTSFAMGTQRLYDWIHDNPAVELRPSDFTNDPFVIAQHDNMIAINSALGVDLTGQVAADTLMGRFFSGIGGQVDFIRGAARSRGGKPIIALPATAKDGQMSRIQAVFEQGAGIVTSRGDVHFVVTEFGVADLWGKSIRERATALVEIAHPDFRGELLDAAKARHYVFASQVASRARYPWEEESWVEIGGKRLKLRPVRAADLETLQDLLYRLSDESTYLRFLQHKKSHSYEEMLDLVNLDYANNMALVLCDEAGPAPDILAVARYDVDPATGFADIAFVVRDEFQGKGTGTLLMRRMAEIGKARGLAGFTATVHPTNAKMLGVFNKSGLRVRTTLDSGVYSVEMHYPEPVATEAPRHSLPPESKRKLPGH, from the coding sequence ATGAACACTGGTTGGCAGGCGCGCTACGCGGACAAACTCGCGAGCGCGGGCGAGGCCGTGAGGCTGATTCATCGGGGGCGCCGCATCTTGATTGGCTCCGGGGCCGCTGAGCCAGCGACCCTGGTTCAGGCGTTGGTCGAGCAAGGCGACCACCTGTCCGATAACGAGATCGTTCACCTGTTGACGCTCGGCCCGGCGCCCTACGTCGCGCCCGGCCTCCAGCACCGCTTCCGTCACACGGCGTTCTTCATCGGGCAAAATGTCCGGGAGGCAGTCCACCAGGGGCGCGCGGACTTCATGCCCGTGTTCCTGTCGGAGATCCCGAGCCTGATCCGTAGCCGGCGAGTCCGCATCGATGTCGTGCTGGTGCAGGTCTCGCCACCGGACGCCCACGGCTACGTCAGCTTGGGTGTGGCGGTCGACATCGTGCGCGCCGCGGTGGACTCCGCCGATCTGGTGATCGCCGAGGTCAACCCGCGTATGCCGCGGACGCTCGGGGATTCGTTCGTGCCCGTGTCCCGCATCGACCGCCTGGTGCCCGTGGACGCGCCTCTGCACCAGCTCGCGGTCGAGCCGCTCGATGACGTCTGCCGCGCCATCGGGCGGAACGTGGCGAGTCTGATCCCCGACGGGGCCACGCTGCAGACGGGGATCGGGCGCATTCCTCACGCCGTGACCGAGGCGCTGCGTGAGCGCCGAGACCTGGGTGTTCACACCGAGATGTTGTCGGACAGCGTGATGGACCTGGTCGAAGCCGGCGTGGTGACCGGTCGCAAGAAGACGCTGCTGCCGGGAAAGATCGTGACCTCTTTTGCCATGGGGACCCAGCGTCTCTACGACTGGATCCACGACAACCCGGCGGTCGAGCTGCGGCCGAGCGACTTCACCAACGATCCGTTCGTGATCGCTCAGCACGACAACATGATCGCCATCAACAGCGCGCTCGGCGTCGATCTCACGGGGCAGGTCGCGGCCGACACCTTGATGGGCCGTTTCTTCAGCGGCATCGGCGGCCAGGTCGACTTCATCCGCGGCGCGGCGCGCAGTCGCGGTGGCAAACCCATCATCGCCCTGCCGGCCACGGCAAAAGACGGCCAGATGAGCCGCATCCAGGCCGTGTTCGAGCAAGGCGCGGGCATCGTCACCAGCCGCGGCGACGTGCATTTCGTGGTCACGGAGTTCGGGGTCGCCGATCTCTGGGGCAAGAGCATTCGCGAGCGCGCGACGGCTCTGGTCGAGATTGCCCACCCAGATTTCCGGGGTGAGCTGCTCGATGCCGCGAAGGCGCGGCACTACGTGTTTGCGAGCCAGGTTGCCTCGCGTGCGCGGTATCCCTGGGAGGAGGAGAGCTGGGTCGAAATCGGAGGCAAACGCCTGAAGCTGCGCCCGGTTCGCGCGGCAGATCTCGAGACGCTACAAGATCTGCTCTATCGCCTCTCGGACGAGTCGACCTACCTGCGCTTCTTGCAGCACAAAAAGAGCCACTCCTACGAGGAGATGCTGGACCTGGTGAACCTCGACTACGCCAACAACATGGCGCTGGTGCTGTGCGACGAGGCGGGGCCGGCACCGGACATCCTGGCGGTGGCGCGTTACGACGTCGACCCGGCCACGGGTTTCGCCGACATCGCGTTCGTCGTCCGGGACGAGTTCCAGGGCAAAGGCACGGGCACGCTGTTGATGCGCCGCATGGCGGAGATCGGCAAGGCGAGGGGGCTCGCGGGTTTCACGGCCACCGTGCATCCGACCAACGCGAAGATGCTCGGCGTCTTCAACAAGAGCGGGCTCCGGGTGCGTACGACGTTGGACTCGGGCGTTTACTCCGTCGAGATGCACTACCCGGAGCCAGTCGCGACCGAAGCGCCTCGCCATAGCCTGCCACCCGAGTCGAAGCGGAAGCTCCCGGGGCACTAA
- a CDS encoding universal stress protein, whose product MTSQKKPHVIVVGIDFSPIGDVALERAFALASREENGEVHVIYVARSLGPLVHLDTGTEVVTASMDEASQKLKTYVEGKLAKFVESRTEPELGTFTRAVTHIRLDAPAEEIAQLASDLEAELVIVGTHGRRGVRRLLLGSVAEGVVRLSPCATLVVRPPESGPIPQIEPPCPECVRIRGESNGDELWCSRHSERHGRRHTYHLVGRMSATREGLPGLGSND is encoded by the coding sequence ATGACCAGCCAGAAAAAACCCCACGTCATCGTCGTTGGGATTGATTTTTCGCCGATCGGGGACGTAGCGCTCGAGCGAGCCTTTGCGCTGGCGAGCCGGGAGGAAAATGGAGAGGTCCACGTCATCTACGTCGCGCGCAGCTTGGGGCCGCTGGTCCACCTCGACACCGGCACCGAAGTGGTGACGGCCAGCATGGACGAGGCGAGCCAGAAGCTGAAGACCTACGTGGAGGGCAAGCTCGCGAAGTTCGTGGAGTCGCGGACCGAGCCGGAGCTTGGGACCTTCACTCGCGCCGTCACGCACATCCGGCTGGACGCACCCGCCGAAGAGATCGCGCAGCTGGCGTCGGATCTCGAGGCCGAGCTGGTCATCGTCGGCACACACGGGCGGCGCGGTGTGCGGCGGCTGCTGCTCGGCTCGGTCGCCGAGGGCGTCGTGCGTCTGTCCCCCTGCGCCACGCTCGTCGTGCGGCCGCCGGAGTCGGGTCCCATCCCGCAGATCGAGCCGCCCTGTCCGGAGTGTGTGCGGATCCGCGGGGAGAGCAACGGCGACGAGCTCTGGTGTTCGCGTCACAGCGAGCGGCACGGGCGCCGACACACCTACCACCTCGTCGGGCGGATGAGCGCCACGCGCGAGGGCTTGCCGGGGCTGGGCTCCAACGACTGA